The Gossypium hirsutum isolate 1008001.06 chromosome D06, Gossypium_hirsutum_v2.1, whole genome shotgun sequence genome contains the following window.
GTGACAATTTGAATGACAATTCATGTTtacttcataaaaattcaaataagaatttaataaaattttttttaaaaaaagtatccATGTTGTACACGAAAATTACCATTAGGCCACTTCATTAGTGTCTTTaagattttaacaatttaattattttttctaaaaaaataatttaactaaattttaaagcCAGAAGGTAAATGTGATAAAAAGAGAATTAAGACTAAAgtgacaaaataaataaatattaagaactaaatttattattaaaaaattaaaaaaaattagcacactaaaattttaacaataacaaaatttaaattatttggcaCCAATTTATTACAACGATTTAGGCTACTATGATATTAGCCACCGATAACCAATAgcatgtgaataaataaaaaagttaaaatatgctataagttTTTATGttgtttaaaaatttgaaatttaatttttatatttttatatttaatatttaatatttttttactttttaaattaaaaaaattcaattgataaaattattaattttttggttaaatttgttaatgtgatattttaaaatgaaaaagaaatacataTTTAGTAGTATGTAATTAAAAACGACTTTATAATGAAcataaatttaccaaaaataatttaatggcgttaataattttatacaactCACATACTCTTGATAAAAGCAAATCAGAGTCACACACACCACAACTCAAACCCACGAAGTAAGTTCAAACCCACAAAGTAAATTGTGGGTGAACATTGAAATTTAAAGGTGTTAACAATTAtactttacatttttaaataataaaaaaattgaaggactGTCCTTGATGCCTGGTTGGATACATGAATTTGGGTCAAAACATTTGAAATCCAATTTCTTTGTttggaaaacaaataaaaaaattagatttgaatttgagTAAATTCAAGTTCAATTTTATAagagtttaattttgaattttaaaatctattttaaaatttaaaattttcaaaatttaagattgatttaaaaaatataagagtTTATTTGTTCTCTTTTCTTTCATACTTCTTTTAGAACGCAAACAATAAATAGataattttacttataatatattattaacaaaGCTCAAGGTTTTGAAAATTGGACCGGTAGACGAATCGGTCAGACCATTGATTTTGGTTCAATTGATTCGACCGATCCAAttggttcgattaaataaatcatttaaaaaatatttaaaaatagatcAAAATTAGTCCAGTCATTGGCTCAGCCAGTCTGACTGGTTCAACCGATTCATAAGTCAACCAATCTGACCTTTTATTCTGGACTGATACCCTGACCAATTCTAGATCTAATTGGTCTGACTGGGCGGTCTAGTCTTGAAAATAGTGACGAAGCTTCATGTATATAATTTAATACAGTGTAAGtattcaaaaatttcatttatacaaTAATTTCCACATTTTTTATTTGTAAACCCCTggcttttaatttataatttttgtaatttccaTAATTAGGGAACTGGTTTGTTGTTCTAACAGATTTGATCATTCGATCAGTTTGTTTAGTACGATGGGTTTGACTAATCTATCTGattctattaaataaattattaaaaaattcataaaaataaaatatttaataaatcataCAATCAATCGATCTGTACCAGTTCTAGAATCAATTGGTCTAATGCCTTTCTTCAAACCGATACTCTAATTGATTCTTGATCTGAACAAAAGGTCTAGTCCAGTTCAAACAACAATGTTCAAAGTCCTctgatagcaagataaattcatgtttttaatatatttaattttggctaattatcaaataaaatgctattaaatttagatttttcttATCAGGAATGAAGTTAGTGTGTTGAATTCAAACTCTTATAAAAAGGGGCTAAACTGGaacaaaaaaacaaagagaaaggCTTGATCGAAAGATTGAAGATTCAAGGATGACTAGAAAAAGATTGAAgggttgaagattttttttttaaaagtggctgaataaaaattgaaggatttttaatattattacaactttgtaattagtttaaatttaatttttaaattttgaattatttagtgataatatctataattatttagtgataatatttaggattatttagtgataatatttaggaaaaatctagctaaattttagcactaaaaGTGTATATAAATACCTAATAACTACAACCAATTTAACACACACTTGACCTTTTGCGTTTAATAAattctctattttcttttccattcctGCGTCATATTCTATTCTGCCATTTcaactctttttcttttactttcaacttttTGATTAATTGCCtaccaagctcttccccttcccaCTTTCCACAATTTCATTTAAATCAACAAATTGGCGTGTTCAATTCGGAAAAGATAGTTGGATTccgtcaagggagatagtgatcggATTTAAGCAACCCACACGGTTGAAGTCGTTAATTCGAGTTAGGCTTTTCAAATCGCAAGGCTGTCGGAGTGTTAAATTACGGGTACGTGCCATATGATTGGAAATTCGACAAGGGTCGATTTGCAAGTGATCTGGGATTGACCTTGTGGATTCAACCATACTGCTCTATACTGCTAATTAATCTTATTTTATCgtaagaatttatatttattgGTTTCGACGCCCATCCTCCTcctaactaattaattttttttaaaaatgttgttaaagatTAGAATTAATTGAAATCCAAATCTATATTTTAATTATCCAAACAATAAATTtggattaattcaaaattttgaatttcaaatattttaattttcaaacaaaaattttaaaataacgaattcataaattataaatttcaaagctaaaattttgaaatccaAATTTCAGTTACCAAACAATACATAAATAATAGTAgggaactaaatttcaaatgttgaAAGAATATAGggataatttaaccaaaaaaaatacgTATTTCGtagatataaatataaatatatattaaacaaacGAAACCcataaggaaaaaaataataagaagaagaagaagaagcaccAATCATGACCAATACCCGAAAACTACTCCATCACTAACAGAAAATTTAAAGACCAAAAATCAATACCCTTTAAACAAAGcatttgagaaaaaagaaaagggaaaacagGGAGGGAAAAAAAGTACTTCTGTCAATATGTTCATTGTATGTGTTGTTGTCCAGCttcatatatgaaaataaaaaaaccgggtttgttttatttattagaaAAGTTTTCTTCTCAATTTGATAATGCGTGTGTTGTAGAAGAAAATGGGGAACGTAACGTCGAATGTGGCTGCAAAGCTTGCATTTTTCCCACCAGACCCACCAACGTATGAAGTTTGCAGGGAAGAAAATGGGAAGCTGGTCATGCCGGGGGTGACGGCTGACAAAAATATGGATGTCAATTTAATCGACACCAAAGGTGGGAACAAGATCGTGGCCACGTTTTGGAGACACCCTTTTGCCAGGTTCACCCTTTTGTATTCGCATGCCAATGCTGCTGATATTGGCCAAATGCATGAATTGTTTTATGAACTCAGAGCCCACCTTAGGGTCAATATTATGAGGTATCCCTTTTTCCTTGATTTGGGATTTCTTATTTTCATATCTTTCTATAGTTTCTCTAATTTTGAATCTTTAATTTGGGATATTGATTTTGGTATTGGtttctctttcatttttcatttccttttccaaaggttgtgtttttaggtttaaTGTACCTATTGTTTTTTTATCTCGTCTGCATATTCGTGAACCCTTCAACTTTACCAATATTTGAAATaagccttatatacatatacaaacaTATACACTATTTGGGTTACAGAGGTGTGTGACGGTGCACCCGATGGATGGAGAGCCATAAGTGATTGAGGATGATCGGAATAGGGATCCTTTCGAGATTCaagagaagaaataaaaataGCTTAGAGTGTGAGAGTAGAGAGAACTAGTCCCTTGTTTTGATGTCCATGGATCTTAAAAGGAGTGCCTTTGATAATTCCTCGAATGTCATGTGTTGCTCTTATATTAGCCCCGTACTCCCTGAAATTCAGCCAACTCCTTGATGTCCTGTTCTAGTAGGTATGGATTATCATGTCAAAACAACAAACATATGGTGGCATACGAAAAGACAAGTACAAGGTGTTATTCCTATGGTGTGAGTTTACAAGGTCTTGGGTCGCAAGGTTTAGGACTTGCTAGTGTTCTTAGCTCACATTGTGACTCTAAATCGAGGCTCTGGTCAGTGAGGTTGACAGGAAGTGAGGCGAGGTCATTGAGTGTAGGTATAacaatatacatacatacatgtatcattTAATGGTTTGATCTGAGCTTTCATGAAATAGCTTCATCTCCATTGGACCTTGTGCATCAATTCATCCATGTCATTTTTACCCCCAAAAAGGGGAAATGAATCTTGGAAAACATCGGTTGTTTCGTAATTTTTATCTATTGAATTGCATGTAAAAGGCTGAAATAAACAGTTCCTTTTTTGTTCATCCAAATCATAGCTAAAATGGTTTTTACAGGGCATAGCCTGTCAAATTCAAGCTTTGATGTTATTATAATTTACTATGGAAACTTCATTTCTGAACACATCTTTTTTTCTTAACAcatctttttttctctctttttgcaTGCAGTTATGACTATTCAGGCTATGGAGCATCATCTGGCAAGGTAAAAAGAATCaatgcattttttattttcttgtatttcagtTTTGGATTTAACTCTCAAACTGCTTGTAAATGTCTTATATATTTACCCTTGTGACTAAATTTTGATACCTGATAAGTTGCTTGTTTTCTTTTTCCTGCTATTGCAATAGCCGACTGAGCTCAACACATATTATGACATAGAGGCAGTGTACAATTGTTTGCAGAAGGAATATGGGGTTAAGCAGGAAGACTTAATACTTTACGGCCAATCCGTCGGAAGTGGACCAACTCTACACTTGGCTGCTCGTTTACCTAAACTACGAGGAGTCGTTCTTCATAGCGCTATCCTTTCCGGCATTCGAGTCTTATATCCTGTTaagatgacattttggtttgataTATTTAAAGTAAGTTTGATTTTTGGTTCTGCACACGAAAAATCTATCATTCTACTTCAAACTTCAAGTATTTCGATTCGCATCAAGTAAGTTCTTTCCAAATATTTGCAGAATATAGACAAAATACGGCGTGTCACTTGTCCGGTTCTAGTTGTGCATGTAAGTATGTTTTCCTCCGTACAACTTTTCTATCAATATACTGAAATAAGATATGCCTTGTTAGATCTAACCCTCCTAGATACCATATATCATCAAGTAGGTGAATTTAATGTTGATTTGTATTTGAACCGAGGTGTTTTTCGGTTTATTCCTCGTGCATATCTTGATGCATGCTTGTCAATCAACGATTACAGGGTACAAACGACGAGACTGTTGATTGGTCTCATGGGAAGCGATTATGGGAACTTTCGAAGGAAAAGTACGAGCCTTTATGGGTGAAGGGAGGCGGCCATTGCAACCTGGAATCATATCCGGAATACATTCAGCACCTAAATCAGTTCATAAACGCAATGGAGATGAATTCCATCAGAAGATCGAAACAACTTACTCCTAACCGCAGTATTACAGAACCAAAACACGACAAATGCTTGAGATTCAAGAAAAGGGTGGCTGCTTTGAAAAAGGGCTGTTGCATTGTCCCCAAGAATCGATCCTCTTGATACCCTGCTTCACGGTGTATACGGCAACCCGAAGGTACATTTTGCAGCTTAATCTGTTTCCCTGAGATTGTAAAATGATAGATATCATAGATATGTAGGGGGAATTCTAGGACTCAAAAAGTGTTCCATCAGAATATCCCAAAGATCAtatacaaaatttatatattcttggtCTGAGTTTCATGCATGACTGGCAATACAAAGTGATCCATGTAAAAACTATCAACATTTGGattaaagaaaaatggaaaaatacgTGGATTAAGCAAGTTCTGGTGCACTTTACAAGCTTAGAGTCACTTGAccaaaaaatatgtatatatttttcttaGGATAAGGCTATTGTTATGTGTTATGGCAATATTATACATATGGAACAAAGAGAATGGCATAAAATTGACCTCATATCTGATGAATGCCTTGGTTGTAAGGATAACAGAACATGACATGAAAATATATACATTTCGTAGATTACGAACTGAGAGTAACTTGGGATGATATTATATAGTAAGAGGTCCACAAAGAAAGTTCACAGGTGAAAATTCATTACATGATTGTATCATTTAAGGAATTAAGGCAACTACAAATGGAAAAAGTGGGAGATTTTAGGGCTTTTTGCCCCAACAAAACTGCTCAATCAACAACTTTAATGAGCCTGACTCCCACCCTCGGGGGTGTGCTCTTTCGCACCAGCCTCTTCCCAACTTCAAATCCGAATTCCATGAAATTGCTTCTCCATCTCATGATCCTGCTGAAGGTTTCGGTTGtcattaaaaagatgaatataaAGAAATAAGTTAGAATAAACTTCTAAACAGAGACTGACAGATTAGCCCAACCCTGCAAATGAATAAGCAATCACACATATGACCAAAAGTACACGGTACCAAACAAGGAAACAACAGCACAATGTGCTGCAGATTCTGCATGCAAGCCCATGAGTCATGACTACAAGTTCACATTCTCAAAACACATAAGAAGGCACAATATCAAgtccaaagaaaaagaaatatacacacacacaaagacacacacacacacacacacacacacacacacacacacacacgtaTGCATCTATATTATAGATTACAAGCTGCGGTAACTCAATAGTCATTTCAGGACCAAAATCattgaaaaaaaaaggcaaaGCACAGTTCTTTCGAACTATGAAACCTTGTCGCATCTTCAGTTTGCCCTAAAATCCAGAAAGCTTATCTCCTATCTCAACTTAGTTACTTGCCTCCGTCATATGCATAAAAAATGGCCCTAAAACTGACATTTTCCCTTCAAGTAATATCAATAGAGCCCTTGCGCACAGAAAGAGCTCAGTTCCATAGATTTAATTAGATAAAGTCGAACTTAAACCCAATTTAACAACACTAGTCAACAAACCCGAAACCAGCCAAACTGAACAAATAGCCCAAACTGACTGAACAAAAGCCTCTGGAACACCAGAGAAATTCCCCAATTCTGGTGCAAACCCCAAATCACCCAACTGATctcacaataaaaaaaatttaaactttcaaatgaaaacaaggttataataaaaagagaaaaatgggagggggaaggggaaggggaggCTCAGATTCGCCTTTTTTCAGATAAGTAAAGAAATAAAGCCGGTGGCTGCAACAAAAACCAGAGTTGCCCCGCCAAGCTACGgccttttttcttcaaaaatctGAATTTTAATAACCCCacaaaattaaaaatcatcattGCCTCGTTGAGATGAGGGGTTTTCGagagaaggagaagaaaaagaagtaGAAAAGAAACAGTATAGCAGAGACTGAGAAGCAGA
Protein-coding sequences here:
- the LOC107901578 gene encoding alpha/beta hydrolase domain-containing protein 17B: MGNVTSNVAAKLAFFPPDPPTYEVCREENGKLVMPGVTADKNMDVNLIDTKGGNKIVATFWRHPFARFTLLYSHANAADIGQMHELFYELRAHLRVNIMSYDYSGYGASSGKPTELNTYYDIEAVYNCLQKEYGVKQEDLILYGQSVGSGPTLHLAARLPKLRGVVLHSAILSGIRVLYPVKMTFWFDIFKNIDKIRRVTCPVLVVHGTNDETVDWSHGKRLWELSKEKYEPLWVKGGGHCNLESYPEYIQHLNQFINAMEMNSIRRSKQLTPNRSITEPKHDKCLRFKKRVAALKKGCCIVPKNRSS